The following proteins come from a genomic window of Nostoc sp. TCL26-01:
- a CDS encoding XisI protein — protein sequence MEKVEKYRQLVKQILAQYASYKFSSGEIEVMPVFDLERDHYQVVSAGWKDERRIYGCSVHIDIKDGKIWIQHDGTEIGFADELVKLGVAREDIVLAYHSPFMRQFDGFAVG from the coding sequence ATGGAAAAGGTAGAAAAATATCGGCAGTTAGTAAAACAAATCCTAGCACAATATGCAAGCTATAAATTCTCATCAGGTGAAATTGAAGTGATGCCTGTTTTTGATTTAGAACGGGATCACTATCAAGTTGTGAGTGCTGGATGGAAAGATGAGCGAAGGATTTATGGCTGTTCGGTGCATATTGATATTAAAGATGGCAAAATTTGGATACAGCATGATGGAACTGAGATTGGATTTGCGGATGAACTTGTCAAACTAGGAGTTGCTAGGGAGGATATTGTACTAGCATATCATTCACCATTTATGCGGCAATTTGATGGATTTGCAGTTGGTTAG
- a CDS encoding phycobiliprotein lyase, translated as MNIEEFFELSAGKWFSHRTSHHLAFKQSEDGKSDLVIETLPADHPEVIKLCELYEVPPSEASCGARVTWNGTMEWDEEKHTGSTVLVTVPDADNPHEGRLLREMGYAEKAPVAGRYKMGSDDALTLTTEYETMWSEERLWFASPNLRMRVSVLKRFGGFSMASFTSEIRMGGSPSVAKVSEVASSK; from the coding sequence ATGAATATTGAAGAATTTTTTGAATTAAGTGCTGGCAAATGGTTTTCTCATCGCACCAGTCATCATTTGGCGTTTAAGCAATCTGAAGATGGTAAGTCTGATCTTGTCATTGAAACTCTACCCGCAGATCATCCAGAAGTGATCAAACTCTGTGAATTGTACGAAGTTCCTCCTAGTGAAGCCTCCTGTGGTGCAAGAGTTACCTGGAACGGCACAATGGAATGGGATGAAGAAAAACACACGGGATCTACGGTGTTGGTAACTGTGCCAGATGCAGATAATCCTCATGAAGGCAGATTACTGCGAGAAATGGGTTATGCTGAAAAGGCTCCTGTAGCTGGACGTTATAAGATGGGCAGTGATGACGCTTTGACGCTAACTACAGAGTATGAAACCATGTGGTCTGAAGAACGCCTATGGTTCGCTAGTCCTAATCTCAGAATGCGTGTCAGTGTATTAAAGCGCTTCGGTGGCTTTAGTATGGCTTCTTTTACCTCGGAAATTCGTATGGGTGGTAGTCCATCTGTGGCGAAGGTATCAGAAGTAGCTAGTTCTAAATAG
- a CDS encoding sensor histidine kinase, with the protein MIVESVVKPIRILLVDDNPNNLKVLSEAIQVCGWKALMATDGEAAIEQTEYARPDLILLDVMMPGIDGFETCRLLKANAVTQNIPIIFMTALADATDKVKGLEIGAVDYITKPFQQEEVIARLKLHLKISHLTQTLEERVQERTAELTQSLEQLKQTQLQLIQSEKMSILGQLVAGIGHEINNPIGFINVNCSHIEQYVKDLLLLVSLQQQKLPDSDPEIEELMEEIDLEYLKEDLPKLLGSMYQGISRLKEISLSLRTFARADISSKVEFQIHEGINSTLMLLKHRLKDQSDHPGIKVVTKYGELPPINCYPGQLNQVFMNIIANAIDAFDELHKNRAKHELAADYIYAITITTSIERQQKTVTICIEDNALGMLPEVQSRIFEQSFTTKPVGKGTGLGLAISHQIIVDKHNGEINCSSIFGQGTQFTMTLPV; encoded by the coding sequence ATGATAGTTGAGTCTGTTGTCAAGCCAATTCGGATTCTTTTGGTAGATGACAATCCTAATAATTTGAAAGTGTTATCAGAAGCGATTCAAGTATGTGGTTGGAAAGCGCTGATGGCCACAGATGGAGAAGCAGCGATCGAGCAAACAGAATATGCCCGTCCCGATTTGATTCTCCTAGATGTGATGATGCCAGGTATTGATGGATTTGAAACTTGCCGCCTGCTGAAAGCTAATGCCGTTACTCAAAATATTCCCATCATTTTTATGACTGCTTTAGCTGATGCTACAGATAAGGTAAAAGGGCTAGAAATTGGTGCAGTTGACTATATTACCAAACCTTTCCAACAAGAAGAAGTTATTGCTCGATTAAAATTACATCTGAAAATTTCCCACCTGACCCAAACTTTAGAAGAAAGAGTACAAGAACGCACCGCAGAATTAACTCAATCTCTCGAACAATTAAAACAAACTCAACTACAGCTAATCCAAAGTGAAAAAATGTCTATTCTGGGACAACTTGTTGCTGGTATAGGTCATGAAATTAATAACCCTATAGGTTTTATTAATGTCAATTGTTCTCATATTGAGCAATATGTCAAGGATCTGCTGCTTTTAGTGAGTTTGCAACAGCAAAAGTTACCAGACTCAGATCCAGAAATTGAAGAACTGATGGAAGAAATTGACTTGGAGTATCTCAAAGAGGATCTGCCAAAACTTCTCGGTTCAATGTACCAGGGAATTAGTCGTCTTAAGGAAATCAGCCTTTCTTTAAGAACCTTTGCTCGTGCTGATATTTCATCTAAGGTGGAGTTTCAAATTCACGAAGGGATTAATAGCACTTTGATGCTGTTAAAACATCGACTCAAAGATCAAAGCGATCACCCAGGCATCAAAGTAGTAACAAAATATGGGGAATTACCCCCAATTAATTGCTATCCTGGACAATTAAATCAAGTATTTATGAATATTATTGCTAATGCTATTGATGCTTTTGATGAGCTGCATAAAAACCGAGCAAAACATGAGTTAGCTGCTGATTATATTTATGCGATCACCATTACTACATCCATTGAACGTCAGCAAAAAACGGTGACAATTTGCATTGAAGATAATGCTTTGGGGATGCTTCCTGAAGTGCAATCAAGAATTTTTGAGCAATCTTTTACAACTAAGCCTGTAGGTAAGGGAACTGGGCTAGGATTAGCTATTAGCCACCAAATTATTGTTGATAAACACAATGGAGAAATTAATTGCTCATCAATTTTTGGTCAGGGAACCCAGTTCACGATGACACTGCCAGTTTAG
- a CDS encoding tetratricopeptide repeat protein — MDWITLLRSLQSDFIKRLSSGCLLHCEIEGQYSELTIISGERLKALRGFCWQMAEKYKRVSPVRDVFVSYLKGKLGEEVVKERLANLITEVDYEKRFGGDGKIDFTLTNNPNIGVEVKSRHGSIDRVRWSISSEEVEKNAVVVCILIQEEVNEAQSQYHLLLAGFLPTQMIKLKTGKISFGIEQLLYGGGLWGYLESLQSPISNHHQPRPQIYQHQPGLPSPTNNDQLFKHSLLYTEIKKVLHYNRDEELNLDYSNLGDECFAKGEYAASINNYNQALQINSTDAELYYKRGLTYYQIGDYEAAIADYSQAINLNLHDAKSYHKRGLSLVQIGDYEAAIDDYTQAIKLNPLAAIAYKNRAEARSHLGDNQGAIEDHTQAIKINPQYADIYKNRGISRYLLGYQQGFTQAIKINPHDASAYKNRGNARADIGDYIGAIADYTQAIEISPDYADAYYNRGNARYDLGDEIGAIADYTQAIEINPHYANAYYNRGNVLIAMKDKQKAIADFQKAADIYRQAGDLAALKDTRERILELEIEESIDILNF, encoded by the coding sequence ATGGACTGGATTACGCTACTGCGATCGCTACAGTCTGATTTTATTAAAAGGTTATCATCTGGTTGTCTGCTGCACTGTGAAATAGAAGGTCAATACAGTGAGTTAACAATTATCTCTGGTGAGAGATTAAAGGCTCTAAGGGGTTTTTGTTGGCAGATGGCGGAAAAATATAAGCGAGTTTCGCCAGTTCGAGATGTTTTTGTCAGCTATCTCAAGGGAAAATTAGGTGAGGAAGTCGTCAAGGAACGTTTAGCTAATTTAATTACCGAAGTAGATTACGAAAAGCGTTTTGGTGGTGATGGGAAGATAGATTTTACCTTAACTAATAACCCTAATATTGGAGTTGAAGTAAAATCTCGTCACGGCAGTATCGACAGAGTGAGATGGTCAATTAGTTCAGAAGAAGTTGAAAAAAATGCAGTTGTAGTTTGCATTTTAATTCAAGAGGAAGTTAACGAAGCCCAATCACAATATCATTTATTATTAGCTGGCTTTTTGCCTACGCAAATGATTAAGTTGAAAACAGGAAAAATTTCATTTGGCATAGAGCAATTATTGTATGGTGGTGGTTTATGGGGCTATTTAGAAAGTTTACAATCACCGATAAGTAATCATCATCAGCCGCGACCACAAATTTATCAACATCAGCCAGGATTACCCTCTCCTACAAATAATGACCAATTATTTAAACATTCTTTATTATATACGGAAATCAAAAAAGTTTTACATTACAATCGAGATGAAGAATTAAATTTAGATTATAGCAACCTTGGTGATGAATGTTTTGCTAAAGGAGAGTATGCAGCATCTATTAATAATTATAATCAAGCATTGCAGATAAATTCTACTGATGCTGAACTATATTATAAACGAGGTTTAACTTATTATCAAATAGGAGATTATGAAGCGGCGATCGCTGATTACTCCCAAGCAATTAATCTGAATCTCCATGATGCCAAATCTTATCATAAACGTGGTTTATCTTTAGTACAAATAGGAGATTATGAAGCAGCAATTGATGATTATACTCAAGCAATTAAACTTAATCCCCTAGCTGCCATCGCTTATAAAAATCGTGCCGAAGCACGCTCTCATCTAGGAGATAATCAAGGTGCAATTGAAGACCATACACAAGCGATTAAAATTAATCCTCAGTATGCAGATATTTATAAAAACCGTGGTATTTCCCGTTATCTTTTAGGGTATCAACAAGGATTTACCCAAGCAATTAAAATTAATCCTCATGATGCCAGCGCTTACAAAAATCGTGGTAATGCTCGTGCTGATATTGGAGATTATATAGGAGCGATCGCTGATTATACTCAAGCCATCGAGATTAGTCCTGATTATGCTGATGCTTACTATAATCGAGGTAATGCGCGTTATGATTTAGGGGATGAAATAGGAGCGATCGCTGATTATACCCAAGCTATCGAAATTAATCCCCATTACGCCAATGCTTATTACAATCGAGGTAATGTTCTCATTGCCATGAAAGACAAGCAAAAAGCCATTGCAGATTTTCAAAAAGCAGCAGATATATATCGTCAAGCAGGTGATTTAGCAGCACTAAAAGATACACGAGAGAGAATTCTCGAGTTAGAAATAGAAGAATCTATAGATATTTTAAATTTTTAA
- a CDS encoding DUF928 domain-containing protein, which translates to MKRRYLTSTLSIIALIASSTWVSAYAVTFTPPQDNSAPSQATGGASRGIFFTPKQGNSTPRQATGGASRGNLFTPKQGNSTPRQATGGASRGNLFTPKQGNSTPRQATGGASRGNLFTPKQGNSTPRQATGGASRGNLFTPKQGNSTPRQATTGGASRLGTYYLNPTTVAAGGSAALVALLPESFFGTTVLAHPTILVNLPASNAEEAVFSLKDETGNTQHQMTIPVKGKTGVIAIKYPADAPALAVGKNYHWFLALKVDGTLNPSTPYVDGWIQRIQPDAELAKVMQQEDAFNQATAFGQKGVWYDCVATLAALYTAQPNNATIIKQWEELLSSVSLKDIATVPLVASAN; encoded by the coding sequence ATGAAACGCCGATATTTAACTAGCACATTGAGCATCATCGCTCTGATTGCTAGTAGTACATGGGTTAGTGCCTATGCTGTAACATTTACTCCACCGCAGGACAATAGCGCTCCCAGTCAAGCTACTGGCGGGGCTTCTAGAGGCATTTTCTTTACTCCCAAGCAAGGGAATAGCACACCTAGACAAGCCACTGGTGGAGCTTCCAGAGGCAATCTCTTTACTCCCAAGCAAGGGAATAGCACACCTAGACAAGCCACTGGTGGAGCTTCCAGAGGCAATCTCTTTACTCCCAAGCAAGGGAATAGCACACCCAGACAAGCTACTGGCGGAGCGTCTAGAGGCAATCTCTTTACTCCCAAGCAAGGGAATAGCACACCCAGACAAGCTACTGGCGGAGCGTCTAGAGGCAATCTCTTTACTCCCAAGCAAGGGAATAGCACACCCAGACAAGCTACTACTGGCGGAGCTTCTCGCCTGGGTACATACTATTTGAATCCGACAACTGTAGCCGCAGGAGGATCAGCAGCATTAGTTGCCCTACTACCCGAAAGTTTCTTTGGCACAACGGTGTTGGCACATCCAACAATTCTGGTAAATCTCCCAGCTTCTAACGCCGAAGAAGCTGTCTTCAGCCTCAAGGATGAAACTGGCAACACCCAGCATCAAATGACGATTCCTGTTAAGGGAAAAACTGGGGTGATAGCAATCAAATATCCTGCCGATGCACCTGCTTTAGCTGTAGGGAAAAACTACCACTGGTTCCTAGCATTAAAAGTGGATGGAACACTCAATCCCAGTACGCCTTACGTTGATGGTTGGATTCAGCGTATCCAGCCTGATGCTGAATTGGCAAAAGTGATGCAGCAGGAAGATGCTTTCAATCAAGCAACTGCTTTCGGTCAAAAGGGAGTTTGGTATGACTGTGTAGCAACTCTAGCAGCGTTGTATACTGCTCAACCCAACAATGCAACTATCATCAAGCAATGGGAGGAGCTTCTTTCCTCAGTTAGCTTAAAGGATATTGCTACAGTTCCCTTAGTGGCATCTGCTAATTAG
- a CDS encoding CHASE2 domain-containing protein, with translation MWGKFQAFIQRSRSVLIITPSVALTIMVGQSLGLFNLPEWKLRDQWVRLRACEGRTLFRCSQNTIAEEIVIVTIDERDIQSVGKWPVPDWSLAKLLAQIRSQQPRAIGLDLYRDLPEGSGYEQLLQIFRSTPNLIGVEKITGERVNPPPELQKLDQVGLADLVLDGDRHVRRALLTAEDTKSAGKIKAGLATLVALKYLEAEKITLESIDEKRQKFRLGKQIYLPLQNQTAGYGDADVGGYQILLNWHGSETAFRTVTMRDVLAGKIPADLMRDRMVFIGSTAASTNDFFSTPFSSSLISAQKPTAGVVIHANIAHQLVQGAKTGKANLSGVSGIAASLWIILWSFVGAGGSWWLASARTGRQIPGGKILWATVGISGAFLAGGYGMFLQGVVMPVTPPLAAFIASVIATINAYKQEKLEEANRQLEIANSQLLDYSKTLELKVQERTHELLEAKQAADTANQAKSEFLANMSHELRTPLNGILGFAQVLERSPHLTEKNRQGVNVIYQCGSHLLMLINDILDLSKIEARKLDLVATNVHLASFLHGVTEICSIRAEQKGIGFNVLIGDSLPVVIQVDEKRLRQVLINLLGNAIKFTDNGSVTFKVDVLETENNPQSLISKIRFQIEDTGIGMSADQLEKIFLAFEQVGEVGRKSEGTGLGLAISQRIAMLMDSQIQVQSHLGEGSIFWLDLTLPVPVAHDWQTPGYTLSNQKIIGIQGSVPQILIVDDDENHRSILTRILQEIGCETLEAGDGQDGLEMAKEHQPDAIVLDLAMPKMDGFELMIQLQKNSLTRNIPMIVSSANVFAENHQRSLEAGATAFLSKPIKVDELLNVLRSAFDVVGERSPLQVEWIYAPSELEESSVKNEPVNNSELILPSQDVLQQLYHLAMMGDISAIEEMSQQLVQQDSQLISFATELNKLTANFQTAKIRKFIKSFIVTESYL, from the coding sequence ATGTGGGGCAAGTTCCAAGCTTTCATCCAACGCTCTCGCAGTGTTTTGATTATTACCCCTAGTGTTGCTCTAACAATTATGGTTGGGCAATCATTAGGACTTTTTAATTTGCCTGAGTGGAAACTTCGGGATCAATGGGTGCGACTGCGTGCTTGTGAAGGACGCACCCTTTTTAGATGTTCGCAAAATACCATAGCTGAGGAAATCGTCATTGTCACAATTGATGAACGCGATATCCAATCAGTTGGTAAATGGCCAGTTCCAGATTGGTCATTAGCAAAATTACTCGCCCAAATCCGATCGCAACAACCCCGCGCCATTGGTTTGGATCTCTATCGAGATTTACCAGAAGGTAGTGGATATGAACAACTGCTGCAAATCTTCCGCAGTACTCCTAATTTGATTGGTGTGGAAAAAATTACTGGGGAGCGTGTCAATCCCCCACCAGAACTGCAAAAACTTGATCAAGTAGGCTTGGCAGATTTGGTGTTGGATGGCGATCGCCATGTGCGTCGCGCCTTACTGACAGCTGAAGATACTAAGTCAGCAGGAAAAATTAAGGCAGGACTGGCAACTTTGGTAGCACTCAAGTACCTAGAAGCAGAAAAAATTACTTTAGAATCTATAGACGAAAAGCGGCAGAAATTTCGTTTAGGTAAGCAAATTTACTTGCCATTACAAAATCAAACGGCAGGTTATGGTGATGCGGATGTCGGTGGCTATCAAATTCTCCTCAATTGGCATGGTTCAGAAACTGCCTTTCGCACAGTGACGATGCGGGATGTGTTGGCAGGTAAAATTCCCGCAGACTTGATGCGCGATCGCATGGTTTTTATTGGCTCAACTGCTGCTAGTACAAATGACTTTTTTAGCACTCCCTTCAGTTCTTCGTTGATTTCTGCTCAAAAACCGACAGCAGGTGTGGTGATTCATGCCAATATTGCGCATCAATTAGTACAAGGAGCAAAAACAGGTAAAGCCAACCTCTCTGGCGTGTCTGGGATAGCTGCGTCTTTGTGGATTATTCTCTGGTCTTTTGTGGGTGCGGGTGGTAGTTGGTGGTTAGCTAGTGCGCGGACTGGACGACAGATTCCCGGTGGGAAAATTCTCTGGGCAACTGTAGGTATCAGTGGGGCATTTTTGGCGGGTGGCTATGGGATGTTCTTACAGGGTGTGGTGATGCCAGTGACACCCCCTTTAGCCGCCTTTATTGCTAGTGTCATTGCGACGATCAATGCTTATAAACAAGAGAAATTAGAAGAAGCAAATCGGCAACTAGAAATTGCTAATAGTCAACTTCTAGATTATTCCAAAACCTTAGAGTTAAAAGTCCAAGAAAGAACTCACGAACTCCTAGAAGCCAAGCAAGCAGCTGATACAGCAAACCAAGCCAAGAGTGAGTTTCTAGCGAATATGAGCCATGAACTACGTACACCGCTTAATGGTATTTTGGGTTTTGCCCAAGTGCTAGAGCGATCGCCACATTTGACAGAGAAAAACCGCCAAGGTGTCAACGTCATCTACCAATGTGGTTCACATCTGTTGATGCTGATCAATGATATTCTGGATCTCTCTAAAATTGAAGCTCGGAAATTAGATTTGGTGGCAACTAATGTCCATCTAGCCTCTTTCTTACATGGTGTGACTGAGATTTGCAGTATTCGCGCCGAGCAAAAAGGCATCGGATTTAACGTCTTAATTGGCGATTCTCTACCAGTTGTCATTCAAGTGGATGAAAAGCGATTACGGCAAGTATTGATCAATTTACTAGGCAATGCGATTAAATTCACAGATAACGGTAGTGTCACCTTTAAAGTAGATGTGCTGGAAACTGAAAATAATCCTCAGTCTCTCATCTCCAAGATTCGCTTCCAGATTGAAGATACAGGTATTGGGATGTCAGCAGACCAACTAGAGAAAATCTTTTTAGCCTTTGAACAAGTCGGTGAAGTTGGGCGCAAATCTGAAGGTACTGGTTTGGGATTAGCCATCAGTCAAAGAATTGCTATGTTGATGGACAGCCAAATTCAAGTACAAAGTCATCTGGGTGAAGGAAGTATATTTTGGCTAGATTTAACACTACCAGTACCAGTTGCCCATGACTGGCAGACACCAGGCTACACCCTCAGCAATCAGAAAATTATCGGTATTCAAGGTAGTGTGCCGCAAATTCTCATTGTTGATGATGATGAGAATCACCGTTCTATATTGACTCGGATATTGCAAGAAATTGGCTGTGAAACACTAGAAGCAGGTGATGGTCAAGATGGGCTAGAGATGGCAAAGGAACATCAACCGGATGCAATTGTCTTGGATTTAGCTATGCCTAAAATGGATGGTTTTGAGCTAATGATTCAATTACAAAAAAATTCACTAACTCGAAATATTCCGATGATTGTTTCTAGTGCCAACGTCTTTGCCGAAAATCACCAACGCAGTTTAGAGGCTGGTGCAACTGCATTCTTATCTAAACCGATAAAAGTTGATGAACTGTTAAATGTACTGCGTTCTGCTTTTGATGTGGTAGGAGAGCGATCGCCACTCCAGGTTGAGTGGATCTATGCTCCATCAGAGCTTGAGGAGTCATCTGTAAAAAATGAGCCAGTTAATAATAGTGAGTTGATTTTGCCATCTCAAGATGTTTTGCAACAACTTTATCATCTGGCAATGATGGGTGATATTTCAGCAATTGAAGAAATGAGCCAACAGTTAGTTCAGCAAGACAGTCAATTAATTTCCTTCGCTACTGAGTTAAACAAACTCACTGCCAATTTCCAAACTGCAAAAATTCGTAAGTTTATCAAATCATTTATCGTAACGGAGTCATATTTATGA
- a CDS encoding CHAT domain-containing protein: MIFRIKQTRWLYIGLSIFSLCLVLHIAPIKASSPVTNTPVLSVSQPANGLEQGRNLYQLGRFPEAAIVWQRAVQEYHHQGDRLNEALGWSYLSLAQQQLNQWPAAKNSIEQSVKILQTAKPSADAIVWAQILNTQANLQLNMGQGETALEIWQQAQKYYEQAGDKIGSLGSQINQAQALQSLGFYRRAKQQLEMIMQKLSAMPDSPIKVSGLRSLGLALHSLGDSRSQEVLAQTLATANKIGEKTQLSSILGSLGKVASDFQDPEAALNYFEDAQAAATNPNEVLQARLARFKLLVDYDKLEYAIPLAPELQQQLAVLPPSHGSLYATINFVATVNRLANPQQILPVKDLAQLMAMTVKSAQEIQDATAEAYALYQWGQLYSRQKQWSAAQELAQKSLDVARQLQADHIIAQSAWLLGKLYKQQGDRQAAITAYQEAVKSLKALRGDMAAVNPDVQFSFRESVEPVYRELVGLLLDEQPTQTALVQARELIESLQIAELDNFFREACLDKTQQIDKFDSSATVIYPIILSDRLGVILSQAGQPLRYYVTQKSQAEIEQTLDNFLIALNPVSNVQDRERFSQQIYDWLIRPGEQQQAFKNTQTLVFVLDGKLRNIPIAALSDGQQYLIEKYAVALSPGLQLMAASSLQQNKMQAIVGGISQSRNGFSALPAVESEVQQISQTLPSATLLNQKFTSQALGDRVKFGNADIVHLATHGQFSSRLEDTFLLTWDGQINVKELSELLKNRGGGASKAIELLVLSACDTATGDDRAVLGLAGLAVKSGARSTIATLWPVKDKAAQLLMTRFYDQLRQPKITKAEALRQAQINLIRQTDFHEPFFWSAFVLVGNWL; the protein is encoded by the coding sequence ATGATTTTCCGAATTAAACAAACTCGTTGGTTATATATCGGTCTGAGTATTTTTAGTTTGTGTTTAGTATTGCATATTGCACCGATAAAAGCATCATCACCAGTTACAAACACCCCAGTTCTTTCTGTTTCTCAACCTGCCAATGGGCTAGAACAGGGACGGAATCTTTACCAATTGGGACGGTTTCCGGAAGCAGCTATTGTTTGGCAACGGGCGGTACAAGAATATCATCATCAGGGCGATCGCTTAAATGAAGCTCTTGGTTGGAGTTATCTTTCTCTAGCACAACAACAACTCAATCAATGGCCAGCAGCGAAAAACTCTATTGAGCAAAGTGTCAAGATTTTGCAAACAGCTAAACCCTCGGCGGATGCGATTGTTTGGGCGCAAATACTGAATACTCAGGCGAATTTACAACTAAATATGGGACAAGGGGAAACTGCCCTGGAAATTTGGCAACAAGCGCAAAAATACTATGAGCAAGCAGGCGATAAAATAGGCAGTTTGGGTAGTCAAATTAACCAGGCGCAAGCCTTACAAAGTTTGGGATTCTACCGCCGCGCCAAACAACAGCTAGAAATGATTATGCAAAAGCTCTCAGCCATGCCAGATTCACCCATCAAAGTCAGTGGGTTGCGATCGCTGGGTTTAGCTTTACATTCTCTCGGTGATTCCCGCAGCCAGGAAGTTTTAGCACAAACTTTAGCTACAGCCAATAAAATTGGCGAAAAGACTCAGTTAAGCTCGATTCTGGGGAGTCTAGGCAAGGTGGCATCTGACTTTCAAGACCCGGAAGCAGCATTAAATTACTTTGAAGATGCACAAGCGGCAGCTACGAACCCCAATGAAGTTCTCCAAGCCCGGTTAGCTCGGTTCAAGTTATTGGTGGATTATGACAAGCTAGAATATGCGATTCCCCTAGCACCTGAATTACAACAACAGTTAGCAGTACTGCCACCCAGTCATGGTTCTCTTTATGCCACGATCAATTTTGTTGCCACTGTAAATCGATTGGCAAATCCTCAGCAAATTTTACCAGTTAAAGACTTGGCACAACTGATGGCAATGACAGTTAAGTCTGCACAAGAGATTCAAGATGCCACTGCCGAGGCTTATGCACTGTATCAATGGGGACAACTCTACAGTCGGCAAAAGCAGTGGTCTGCGGCACAGGAATTAGCTCAAAAATCCCTCGATGTTGCCCGTCAACTGCAAGCTGATCATATTATTGCTCAATCAGCATGGCTCTTAGGAAAGTTGTATAAACAACAAGGCGATCGCCAAGCCGCAATTACAGCTTATCAGGAAGCGGTGAAGTCATTAAAAGCGTTGCGGGGGGATATGGCAGCCGTCAACCCTGATGTGCAATTTTCGTTCCGCGAAAGTGTGGAGCCTGTTTATCGGGAACTGGTGGGTTTACTTCTAGATGAGCAACCAACCCAAACGGCATTGGTGCAAGCACGAGAATTGATTGAGTCACTGCAAATTGCCGAATTAGATAACTTTTTCCGGGAAGCTTGTTTAGATAAAACTCAGCAAATTGACAAATTTGACTCTTCTGCAACAGTTATTTACCCCATCATCCTCAGCGATCGCTTGGGAGTGATTCTCTCTCAAGCTGGACAACCTCTACGTTACTATGTGACGCAGAAATCGCAAGCGGAAATTGAGCAAACCCTGGATAATTTTTTAATCGCGCTGAATCCTGTCTCCAATGTTCAAGATCGAGAACGATTTTCCCAACAGATTTATGATTGGCTGATTCGTCCAGGGGAACAGCAACAAGCTTTTAAAAATACTCAGACCTTGGTGTTTGTTTTAGATGGTAAGTTACGTAACATTCCCATCGCCGCTTTATCTGATGGTCAGCAATATCTGATTGAGAAATATGCTGTGGCACTCTCACCAGGATTACAACTGATGGCTGCTTCATCACTCCAGCAAAATAAAATGCAGGCGATCGTTGGCGGTATCAGTCAATCTCGTAATGGCTTTAGTGCTTTACCTGCCGTGGAATCGGAAGTGCAGCAAATTTCCCAAACCCTACCTTCGGCAACCTTACTCAACCAAAAATTTACCTCTCAAGCTCTGGGCGATCGCGTCAAATTCGGTAATGCTGATATTGTTCACCTCGCCACCCACGGACAGTTTAGCTCTCGTCTCGAAGATACCTTCTTACTTACGTGGGATGGACAAATTAATGTCAAAGAGTTATCCGAACTTTTAAAAAACCGTGGTGGAGGTGCATCAAAAGCGATCGAATTATTGGTACTGAGTGCTTGTGACACGGCAACTGGAGACGATCGCGCTGTTCTCGGATTGGCTGGTTTAGCTGTCAAATCCGGCGCTCGTTCCACGATCGCTACTCTCTGGCCTGTCAAGGATAAAGCAGCACAACTGCTCATGACTCGCTTTTATGACCAACTAAGGCAGCCCAAAATTACTAAAGCTGAAGCACTACGACAAGCACAAATTAACCTGATTCGTCAAACTGATTTCCATGAGCCGTTCTTTTGGTCTGCTTTTGTTTTGGTAGGAAACTGGCTTTAA